The stretch of DNA GCCGAGGGCTTCAACAAGCTGTGGGCGCTGGAGCCGCATGAGATCCAGTTCGGGATTCTGAAGCGCTTGCGCGGCACACCGATCATTCGCCATACGCAGGAATTCGGCATGGTGTATGACCCATATCCGCCATACACCATCCTGGCCAACCGAGATATTGATTTTTCAACCATGCAGCGGCTGGTGCGGTTTGCCCGCTATTGGGATCTGGTGGCGAATTCCGGACGCTTCGGCAATACGCTGCCGGTGCTGCTGGACGACGCGCCGTTCCAGCGGTTTATGGCGTTTTCGGACTGGTTATATGCCAATACCGATGCCACGCACCGGATTGCGCTGGAGCGGCTGGTGGCCATGGTGGCGCGCTATCTGCAAACCCAGGGCATGGACAAGGCCGACGCCGAAGCGCTGCTGGCCAGCGACTATGCGGGGGCGAAACCCAAGCCCGCCGAGACCCCGGCTCCCAAACGGCAGGCGCGCAGGCTAGCTGCCTGATGCGTCCACCCCGCACACCGCAAACAGGGGTCTGACCCCAAACGGGGTCAGACCCCACGGCTCCCCCGGGGTCCGCCTTTAGAGAGGCAGCACACCCCGGACACAGGCTGTGGTGGCGGCAAGTGTCAATCTCCCTTAAACTTGCAGCATGCCTATTGCCCAAGAGCCTACCCTGACCCTGAATGCCGGCGCCGTTGCCGCGACCGGCACTTGGCAGGTACACGCTCTCGCGCAAGGCAAGGCGATGGCCACCATCACCACTTTTCTCAAGGCGCTCAAGGGCGACCATCTGAAATGGGACCTGTCGGCCGTCGCCAGCATGGACCATATCGGCGCCCAGTTGCTGTGGAACGCCTGGGGTAAAACCCGCCCGGCCGAGCTGCAACTGCCGCCGGAGCTGGAAGAATTCTTCAATCGCCTGGAAACCACCGGCACGCTGGAACTGCCGCGCCCACGCCAGAATCGCCTGACCCTGGTGATGAAGCTGGGCTTCGCCATGCTGCTGTTCTTCGAACACCTGACCGGCCTGCTCCGGCTGGTGGGCCAGGTGGTGCTGGACCTGGGCCGCTTCCTGCGCAATCCGCTGCGCGGGCCGTGGAAGGAAATCTCCGCCAATATCTACCACGCCGGCTTCCAGGCGCTGGGCATTACGGCGCTGGTCGGCTTCCTGATCGGCGTGGTGTTCTCCTTCCTGTCTGCGCAGCAGTTGCGCAACTTTGGCGGCGACGTGTTCCTGGTCAATCTGCTGGGCATGAGCATCATCCGCGAACTGGGGCCGCTGCTGGCCGCGATCCTGGTGGCCGGCCGCTCCGGTTCTTCCATCACCGCGCAGCTGGGCGTAATGCGCGTGACCGAGGAACTCGACGCCATGCTGGTGATGGGCATCTCGCACGGCTTCCGCCTGATCATGCCGAAGGTGCTGGCCCTGGCGATTGCGATGCCGCTGCTGGTGATCTGGACCGATACCATCGCGCTGCTGGGCGGCATGCTGTCGGCCAAGGTGGAACTCAACCTGTCGCCGCAATACTTCCTGCTCAAGCTGCCGGAGGCGGTGCCGCTGTCGAATTATATGATCGGCATCGGCAAGGGTGCCGTGTTCGGCATGCTGATCGCGCTGGTGTCCTGCCACTTCGGCCTGCGCATCAAGCCGAATACCGAAAGCCTGGGCCGCGGCACCACCACCTCGGTGGTTTCGGCGATTACCGCCGTGATCCTGGCCGACGCCGTGTTCGCGATTGTCTTCAGCGGCGTGGGGTTCTGATGAGTGAACAAGAAAGCACCTGCGGCCCCGGCACCGGCGAACTGACCTTGGACGGCAGCGTGCCGGTGGTCGAAATCACCGGCCTGTGGACCAAGTACGGCCGCACAGTGGTACACCAGGACTTGAACCTGGAAATCGAACAGGGCGAGATCATGTCCATCGTCGGCGGCTCCGGTACCGGCAAGACCACGCTGGTGCGCCAGATGCTGGGGCTGGAGCGACCGGCGCGCGGCTGCGTGCGGGTATTCGGCGAAGACATCAGCGCCATCGACTCCGACCAGCTGCAACAACTGCGCAATCACTGGGGCATGCTGTTCCAGCAAGGCGCGCTGTATTCGGCGCTGACGGTGTTCGAAAACATCGCCCAGCCGATGCGCGAATTGCAGGTGCTGCCGGAAGACCTGATCCGCGACGCCGTGCTGCTGAAGATGAATATGGTCGGCATGGGCCCGGAACAGGCCAACAAGATGCCGTCCGACCTGTCCGGCGGCATGGTCAAGCGGGTGGCGCTGGCGCGCGCGCTGGCGCTGGAGCCGAAACTGCTATTCCTCGACGAACCGACCGCCGGCCTCGATCCCGACCTGTCGGAAGCGTTCGTCACACTGATTAAATCGCTGCACCGCGAGCTGGGCCTGACGGTGGTGATGGTCACCCACGACCTCGACACGCTGTTCGCGCTGTCGACCCGGATTGCGGTGCTGGCGGAAAAACACGTGATCGCGCTCGGCCCGCTGCGCGATGTGCTGAAAGTAGACCATCCGTTCATCAAAGAGTTCTTCCTCGGCGATCGCGGCCGCCGCGCGCTGGAAGCGCTGGACGACAAAACACCCACGGAGCACTGATGGAAAATAGATCGCATGCCCTGACTACCGGCTTTTTCACGATCACGCTGTTGATAGCGGCGATCCTGTACGGCCTCTGGTTCAACCGCGACCGCGTCGAGCGCACGCCGTATGTGATTGCCACCGCGCAGTCCATTCCCGGCCTCAATCCGCAGGCGCCGATCCGCTACCGCGGGCTGGAAGTGGGCCGCGTCGGCAGCATCGCCTTCGATCCCAAGGTGACCGGCCAGATCGTGGTGACCTTGAATATCAACTCCGACGCGCCGATCACCACCACCACCTTCGCCTCGCTCGGTTACCAGGGCGTGACCGGCATCGCCTTCATTTCGCTGGACGATGACAAGGTCGGCTCGCCGCGGCTGCCGTCGAGCGCCGACCGTCCGGCCCAGATTCCGCTGCGCCAGGGCTTCTTCGATCAGCTGGAAAAGCGCGGCAAGGAGATCCTGTCGCAGACCGAGGAAGTGACCAACCGCCTGAACGAGCTGCTCAGCCCGGAACATCAAAAGGTCATGCTGGGCGCGTTCTCCGATGTCAGCGAGACGGCGCAGAAGTACCGCGAGTTGCCGGAGAAGCTGCAGCCGACCATTGACAAGCTGCCGGCGCTGGCCGAGCAGACCCAGAAGACGCTCAATTCGGTGACCGCGCTGGCCAATGACGTCAACCACCTGACCACCAGCCTGCAAGCGCCCGGCGGCCCGATCGAGCGCATCACCACGCAGGTCGAGCGCATCGGCAGCTCGGTCGATGCCGTCGCCGGCGGCATCGAACTCGATACGCTGCCGCAGGTCAATTCGCTGTCGGACGACACGCGCGCCTCGATGCGCGCGCTGCGCAAGACCATGAACAAGATTAACGACCGTCCACAAAGCCTGATCTTCGGCGCGCCAGGCACGCCGCCGGGCCCGGGCGAAGAAGGCTTTGCCGCGCCTGCCAAATAAGGATCTACAGCATGATGACTTCCGCCATCCGCACCTGCCTCGCGCTGAGCGCCGCCGCCATCCTGCTAGGCGCCTGCGCCAGCAAGGGCGTGCCGACGTCGCAATTTGACTTTGGTCCGTTGACTGCACCGGCCGGCGCGCCGGCCAGCACCATCGG from Duganella dendranthematis encodes:
- a CDS encoding MlaE family ABC transporter permease; its protein translation is MPIAQEPTLTLNAGAVAATGTWQVHALAQGKAMATITTFLKALKGDHLKWDLSAVASMDHIGAQLLWNAWGKTRPAELQLPPELEEFFNRLETTGTLELPRPRQNRLTLVMKLGFAMLLFFEHLTGLLRLVGQVVLDLGRFLRNPLRGPWKEISANIYHAGFQALGITALVGFLIGVVFSFLSAQQLRNFGGDVFLVNLLGMSIIRELGPLLAAILVAGRSGSSITAQLGVMRVTEELDAMLVMGISHGFRLIMPKVLALAIAMPLLVIWTDTIALLGGMLSAKVELNLSPQYFLLKLPEAVPLSNYMIGIGKGAVFGMLIALVSCHFGLRIKPNTESLGRGTTTSVVSAITAVILADAVFAIVFSGVGF
- a CDS encoding ABC transporter ATP-binding protein yields the protein MSEQESTCGPGTGELTLDGSVPVVEITGLWTKYGRTVVHQDLNLEIEQGEIMSIVGGSGTGKTTLVRQMLGLERPARGCVRVFGEDISAIDSDQLQQLRNHWGMLFQQGALYSALTVFENIAQPMRELQVLPEDLIRDAVLLKMNMVGMGPEQANKMPSDLSGGMVKRVALARALALEPKLLFLDEPTAGLDPDLSEAFVTLIKSLHRELGLTVVMVTHDLDTLFALSTRIAVLAEKHVIALGPLRDVLKVDHPFIKEFFLGDRGRRALEALDDKTPTEH
- a CDS encoding MlaD family protein encodes the protein MENRSHALTTGFFTITLLIAAILYGLWFNRDRVERTPYVIATAQSIPGLNPQAPIRYRGLEVGRVGSIAFDPKVTGQIVVTLNINSDAPITTTTFASLGYQGVTGIAFISLDDDKVGSPRLPSSADRPAQIPLRQGFFDQLEKRGKEILSQTEEVTNRLNELLSPEHQKVMLGAFSDVSETAQKYRELPEKLQPTIDKLPALAEQTQKTLNSVTALANDVNHLTTSLQAPGGPIERITTQVERIGSSVDAVAGGIELDTLPQVNSLSDDTRASMRALRKTMNKINDRPQSLIFGAPGTPPGPGEEGFAAPAK